Genomic DNA from Brassica oleracea var. oleracea cultivar TO1000 unplaced genomic scaffold, BOL UnpScaffold00852, whole genome shotgun sequence:
GTGTTTTGTTTCATTCCGTGGTGAAAGAACAGAGACAATGGAGAGCGAACGGACTAGTTCTTGATCTGTACGTCTCTTTtgccttcttctcttctcattTGTGTATTTCATTTgcttttttatattatgtaagatctgagaaagaaaaaaaaagagtgtgtGGGGAAAGATAAATTGAGAGGAGTAAATTGGGGATGGTGAGGACATTAGGACGTAAAATAAGCTGGCCAAGATCTTTCAGTTTTAGAAAGATGTTTGATGGTCGGAACTCTGGACATTCATCATTTTCTTATCGCGGGGATGGCAGGCATACCCCGGAGCACGAACTTGCTGTATGGACTCGTAGAGGCAGGCAAAACAGGACATCAGGTTTGTTTACCTCTTAATATGggctttattttataatttgcccTCGCGtgtaatttaaacaaataacatGATATCTTATGTTTGACCCCACAGAAAACATGATACATATAAATAGTAatcatattttaacaaaatatgagtgaaattgaaaatgtttttgtttggtgAAACCACACACATTGTATATGGTATATGAATTGCATTTAGATTGCAGTTCTGTATATACATGGGTTGGATGATCTGAAAAATCAATTAGTAGTAGATATTTACATATCTTTATTTTAGATTAGTTCTTACGTCATATGTgcatttatatatgtttcagaCATGGAAGCAATGAAGGCAAGATTCGCAAAACTGCTGCTTGGAGAGGACATGTCAGGCGGTAGTGAAGGCGTGACATCTGCGTTAGCTTTGTCATATGCCATCACCAACCTCGCTGGTAAATATTTGAGACTATTATATCCCTAATTGACTTATTTGAATTGTTAAAAATTGACAAACTACTCGTGGCTTTGGTATTGACAGATTCTGTGTTCGGGGAGCAGATGAAATTGCAGCCTATGTATCCGGAGACTAAAAAGATTTGGAGGAAAGAAATGAATTTGTTATTGTCTGTGGTTGATCACATTGTCCAGTTTGTTCCTTCTAAGCAAATAGGCAAAAATGGAGCATTCACCGAGGTGAATGCATGGACTATTAGTCAGTTACGTAAATACAATACTCCTCGTGACTATTTATCTTATAAATCTTTAATTTGATCTTTTGTAGATCATGGTGACCAAACAAAGAGATGATTTGCTGATGAACATTCCAGCCTTACGCAAGCTTGATTTGGTTCTTCTCGTGAGTTTTTACTGCATCCTCATGGAATACCATTGATTGTTAAGTTTTAACGTTTGCTACAagtgtttgattttatttttctatacaaCACAACTGCAAGTATAAACATAAATGTTAACGTCAAATACTATATTATCATCCCAATCAAGTGTGCATGTATATACGATCAtaaccctttttcaaaaaaaaaatgaatatatgatCATATGATATATGTTCACACTCTAACTTAATAAAATGCGGATAAAACACACTTTTGTTTACTTTAAGATCTATATAGGATAACAAACTCAAAAAGAGATTTAAATTAGTTCCATGCAAATATGTAAATGCGTTTTGTGATGCCATCCTATTAATACAAGTTATCATTTTGGCAGGAGACTTTGGACAACTTTAAGGACCAGAAAGACTTTTGGTATGTCCCAAGAGATGTTGAGGATACATCGAACAATGGAGACTGGAGGAGGGATGAGAACTGGTGGTTACCAGTTGTTAAGGTTCCATCGGATGGATTGTCTGAAGAATCACGTAAACTGTTGCAAAGTCGAAAAGATTCTGTGGCACAAGTCCTCAAAGCCGCCACAGCCATAAATGATGTAGTATTGTCTGAAATGAACATTCCTGACAACTACATTGACTCCCTTCCAAAGGTTATTCACTTCTTCTTCATGAATGTTCTTGATTATTCTTTTACCGCTAAGCTAATATATAATTGTTGTTATTTTGTAGAATGGGAAGACAATCCTCGGAGATTTCCTTTACAAGATCCTAACAGATGAACACTTTGATCCTGACTACTTCCTTTCTTTCTTGGATTTGTCAACGGAACACAAAGTTCTTGATCTAAAGAACAGGATTG
This window encodes:
- the LOC106320222 gene encoding rop guanine nucleotide exchange factor 10-like produces the protein MVRTLGRKISWPRSFSFRKMFDGRNSGHSSFSYRGDGRHTPEHELAVWTRRGRQNRTSDMEAMKARFAKLLLGEDMSGGSEGVTSALALSYAITNLADSVFGEQMKLQPMYPETKKIWRKEMNLLLSVVDHIVQFVPSKQIGKNGAFTEIMVTKQRDDLLMNIPALRKLDLVLLETLDNFKDQKDFWYVPRDVEDTSNNGDWRRDENWWLPVVKVPSDGLSEESRKLLQSRKDSVAQVLKAATAINDVVLSEMNIPDNYIDSLPKNGKTILGDFLYKILTDEHFDPDYFLSFLDLSTEHKVLDLKNRIEASMVIWKRKMNQKEKDGKSQWGSSVSLEKRELLEVRAETVLVMLKHQYPGIPQSSFEVSKIKNNKDIGQAILESYSRVLENLASKIMSRIEDVLEADALVQRQMMAEAERRSAESEVESEYEETEKMESAETPNSRKLSELIGWRLSSDTKKHCSMSDIELFHKAEQEKTMVKSPRALEKLMMKSPRALEKPMMKSPRALPKKLSFLAKLENMRSPTERH